A stretch of Caenorhabditis elegans chromosome IV DNA encodes these proteins:
- the trcs-1 gene encoding Alpha/beta hydrolase fold-3 domain-containing protein (Confirmed by transcript evidence) yields the protein MLKAKKESNYTKGIVPVLITIFLLITGYALYKPLPEGFTISKWDRAVMHVVEPALRVAYYYPSRMFTKPSNMVQWTRGALNTLSKTLGLLVNTHGQVDIKWHKWNETPVKVYRPTNNKTSTDGAVLFIHGGGFALGNVDMYDSLVKRMAYEMKTLFISIEYRLSPETVFPGGILDCEAAIDHFFDFGAVQFGVNTSKVVIMGDSAGGNLATVIAQRRAARNSFPKLAGQVLIYPLLQMADMQTVSYRYFHSRLRGYALVDPESVAYYYMFYAGIDMDEKAYLVPSVISNGHVANHLQSEASEIMSYKSVIEMKHNYKNHSITERWEVSQSYEAQDLMEPFLTNPDFSPLMRKDLSNLPPTMVITCEFDILRDEGLIYGERLKVSGVPTTTIHYENGFHAMLNFHSELDEASKSVDDIEQWTLNAINNA from the exons ATGCTCAAAGCAAAAAAGGAGTCAAACTACACCAAGGGCATTGTCCCCGTCCTCATCACAATATTCCTACTTATCACTGGATACGCTTTGTATAAGCCACTTCCCGAAGGATTCACTATTAGTAAATGGGACAGAGCTGTTATGCATGTAGTCGAGCCAGCTCTACGAGTCGCCTACTACTATCCG agtcgGATGTTCACAAAGCCTAGTAATATGGTTCAGTGGACTCGTGGTGCTTTAAATACGCTTTCCAAAACTCTGGGACTGCTCGTCAACACACATGGACAAGTAGATATTAAATGGCACAAATGGAACGAAACCCCGGTGAAAGTCTATCGTCCGACAAACAACAAAACTTCTACCGATGGAGCTGTTCTTTTTATTCACGGAGGTGGTTTTGCTCTTGGAAACGTCGACATGTATGACTCGCTCGTCAAGAGGATGGCATATGAGatgaaaacactttttatttCTATTGAATATCGCCTATCACCAGAAACTGTCTTTCCTGGAGGAATTCTCGATTGTGAAGCCGCTATTGATCACTTCTTCGATTTTGGAGCCGTGCAATTCGGAGTGAATACGTCAAAAGTTGTTATAATGGGAGATTCTGCCGGTGGAAACTTGGCTACAGTCATTGCTCAACGTCGTGCTGCTCGAAACTCGTTTCCAAAATTGGCTGGACAAGTGCTCATCTACCCACTTTTGCAAATGGCTGACATGCAAACAGTTTCATACCGTTACTTCCACTCTCGCCTCCGTGGCTATGCTTTAGTCGATCCTGAGTCAGTTGCTTATTATTACATGTTCTATGCTGGAATTGACATGGATGAAAAAGCATATCTTGTACCCAGTGTTATTTCAAACGGCCACGTTGCAAATCACTTACAGTCAGAAGCCAGTGAG ATTATGTCGTATAAAAGCGTGATCGAAATGAAACACAACTACAAAAATCACAGCATTACGGAAAGATGGGAAGTTAGCCAAAGCTATGAAGCCCAAGATTTGATGGAACCGTTTCTCACGAATCCAGATTTCTCTCCGCTGATGAGAAAAGATTTATCCAATCTTCCTCCAACAATGGTGATCACTTGCGAATTTGATATTCTTCGTGACGAGGGTCTTATATATGGAGAGCGACTGAAG GTTTCCGGTGTGCCCACCACTACCATCCACTACGAAAATGGATTCCATGCAATGCTCAACTTTCACAGTGAACTCGACGAAGCCTCCAAATCAGTCGATGACATTGAACAATGGACGCTCAACGCCATCAACAACGCTTAA
- the spp-18 gene encoding Saposin B-type domain-containing protein (Confirmed by transcript evidence), giving the protein MKTSALAFLALVCASSAFVVPQNADQCGAVDITKMAKRYVPSQNSDATCEICLDLVLIAETYAECDEAIVQHHMDAYCVEHVKNHASQALCKLLIDDIAHAVIEDTDQNPTGVCQKVIHKTCPYNN; this is encoded by the exons ATGAAGACTTCTGCTCTTgcat TCCTCGCTCTCGTATGTGCTTCCTCGGCATTCGTGGTCCCACAAAATGCTGATCAATGTGGAGCCGTTGATATCACAAAGATGGCAAAAAGATATGTTCCATCTc AAAACTCTGACGCCACCTGCGAAATCTGTCTTGATCTTGTTCTGATTGCCGAGACTTATGCCGAATGCGACGAAGCTATCGTGCAACATCACATGGATGCTTATTGTGTTGAACACGTCAAGAATCATGCTTCCCAGGCACTTTGCAAGCTTTTAATTGACGATATTGCtcat gccgTCATTGAAGATACCGATCAAAATCCAACTGGGGTCTGTCAAAAGGTCATCCACAAGACTTGCCCATACAATAActaa
- the spp-18 gene encoding Saposin B-type domain-containing protein (Confirmed by transcript evidence), with product MAKRYVPSQNSDATCEICLDLVLIAETYAECDEAIVQHHMDAYCVEHVKNHASQALCKLLIDDIAHAVIEDTDQNPTGVCQKVIHKTCPYNN from the exons ATGGCAAAAAGATATGTTCCATCTc AAAACTCTGACGCCACCTGCGAAATCTGTCTTGATCTTGTTCTGATTGCCGAGACTTATGCCGAATGCGACGAAGCTATCGTGCAACATCACATGGATGCTTATTGTGTTGAACACGTCAAGAATCATGCTTCCCAGGCACTTTGCAAGCTTTTAATTGACGATATTGCtcat gccgTCATTGAAGATACCGATCAAAATCCAACTGGGGTCTGTCAAAAGGTCATCCACAAGACTTGCCCATACAATAActaa
- the F27C8.3 gene encoding T2SSG domain-containing protein (Confirmed by transcript evidence), producing the protein MWPSESDLESIDSLIDRMNPITGFPYPMKSAVNKGFPKNAGDPWIGRYTKNGYWFKLSWGGNEEWREMANEMWYRNEFLVD; encoded by the exons atgtgGCCTTCCGAATCTGATCTTGAATCTATTGATTCTTTAATCGATAGAATGAATCCAATAACTGGGTTTCCGTACCCGATGAAATCTGCTGTGAACAAAGGATTCCCAAAAAATGCAGGGGATCCATGGATTGGTAGATATACCAAAAATGGATACTGGTTTAAGTTATCATGGGGAGGAAACGAAGAATGGAGAGAG ATGGCAAATGAAATGTGGTATCGAAATGAATTTCTTGTAGATTAA
- the pei-1 gene encoding BTB domain-containing protein (Confirmed by transcript evidence): protein MFFSNSLHANAAPQHFERIAKILQAKRRAGDFSTCDVKIQLKTGFDMVHSVVICAHSDVFSETFDNQRAPYQPFNMTDFDPDSVRRVFDWMYSGEIDIPETTIADVLAVASYLRVTMLQRQIEQKILNHNGSPIMALNIASARAFSVMDHTMNDLVHGFTEKMTGLGIDEVAKLTANSMIAVMAAVLPMKKKVPLVNMFISWIVCKQPERETINTIIQSLVISDITYDTLYAIRYSLKQYLTNSEIASKSQLTISPSGTIEIKIVPKKESMVSEKSSSLHSVVELPPNQYYRTRSEISAIDKMPDPFVRNLPRTQSASSMIARPRSSGGFPQYFTRSEVEDLQQMTDPFSKSERGMTPTRGPPMGFSSVQCTVKYPGWSKDVMETNKEMYKQCKMNGRYILSEAQTESNAPVFLRPAVGGKVSSSRGALSNLSNSEQNKKYGRGVTQSFSGHSLNDNDPMPKEHDPKVQPSVIISCLSLPTTSPVSVVKPKMTGVKKTDSEIMEINALPSSFNSNSFYTAKTSNTSGHSNDQSAGKSEKSQRSQKSEKSQKLKKPIPQSQYLYPN from the exons ATGTTTTTCTC aaactcGTTACACGCTAACGCTGCTCCACAGCATTTCGAGCGTATTGCAAAAATTCTGCAGGCAAAACGACGGGCTGGAGATTTTAGCACTTGTGatgtgaaaattcagttgaaaactgGATTTGATATGGTTCATTCGGTTGTTATTTGTGCTCATTCGGATGTCTTCAGTGAG ACTTTCGACAATCAACGTGCACCTTATCAGCCATTCAATATGACTGATTTCGATCCAGATAGCGTGAGACGTGTATTTGATTGGATGTATTCTGGCGAAATTGACATTCCGGAGACTACAATTGCTGATGTGCTTGCTGTTGCTTCGTATCTTCGT GTGACCATGTTGCAACGTCAAATTGAACAAAAGATTCTAAACCACAATGGATCACCAATTATGGCTCTCAATATTGCATCGGCGCGTGCTTTTTCG GTTATGGATCATACAATGAACGACTTGGTCCATGGATTTACAGAGAAAATGACTGGGTTGGGCATTGATGAGGTGGCAAAACTCACTGCTAACTCAATGATTGCTGTAATGGCAGCAGTTCTTCCAATGAAAAAGAAGGTTCCACTCGTTAATATGTTCATCTCTTG GATCGTTTGTAAACAGCCGGAAAGGGAAACAATCAATACGATCATTCAAAGTCTGGTGATTAGTGACATCACTTATGACACATTGTATGCTATTCGTTACTCGCTGAAACAATACCTCACAAATTCGGAAATCGCCTCGAAATCCCAACTGACGATCTCTCCAAGTGGCACTATTGAAATTAAGATTGTACCCAAAAAAGAGAGCATGGTATCTGAGAAGAGTAGTTCGTTGCATTCTGTTGTCGAGCTTCCACCCAATCAGTATTATCGGACACGTTCCGAGATCTCTGCAATTGATAAGATGCCCGATCCGTTCGTCAG aaatcttccGAGAACCCAATCTGCAAGTAGTATGATAGCTCGTCCAAGAAGCAGTGGCGGTTTCCCACAGTATTTCACTCGAAGCGAAGTTGAGGATCTTCAACAGATGACCGATCCGTTTAG TAAATCTGAACGTGGAATGACTCCAACTAGAGGACCACCAATGGGATTCAGCAGTGTCCAGTGCACTGTCAAATATCC AGGATGGTCGAAGGATGTGATGGAGACTAACAAGGAAATGTATAAGCAGTGCAAGATGAATGGAAGATACATTTTATCGGAAGCACAAACCGAATCAAATGCTCCAGTATTTTTGAGACCAGCTGTTGGCGGAAAGGTTTCCAGCTCTCGTGGCGCTTTGAGCAACTTGAGCAACTCGgagcaaaacaaaaagtatGGAAGAGGAGTCACTCAAAGTTTTTCTGGACATTCTCTGAACGACAATGACCCCATGCCAAAGGAACATGATCCAAAAG tgcaaCCATCAGTGATAATTTCTTGTTTGTCCCTTCCAACAACTTCGCCCGTATCTGTGGTTAAACCGAAGATGACTGGGGTTAAGAAAACGGATTCAGAGATTATGGAGATCAATGCATTGCCATCTTCTTTCAATTCCAATTCTTTCTACACTGCAAAAACTAGCAATACTTCTGGTCATTCGAATGATCAATCTgctggcaaatcggaaaagtcACAAAGATCTCAGAAGTCGGAGAAGTCTCAAAAGCTCAAGAAACCAATTCCACAATCCCAGTATTTGTACCCCAACTAG